One Petrotoga sp. 9PW.55.5.1 genomic window carries:
- a CDS encoding OmpH family outer membrane protein, translated as MKKLVENYYKWKDLETLYQRDLQFYQGKISEMEQQFLDLQRSGATPEELQQNYQQIQARINQYDQALQIEYQQKMNQITNEVALKISQYAKDNGYDLILNEIGVIYFNPKWDITNDIIEYLNNEENKTN; from the coding sequence TTGAAAAAACTAGTCGAAAATTATTACAAGTGGAAAGATTTGGAAACTCTTTATCAAAGGGATTTACAATTTTATCAAGGTAAAATAAGTGAAATGGAACAACAATTCTTAGATCTTCAGAGGTCAGGTGCCACCCCAGAAGAGTTGCAACAAAATTACCAACAAATACAAGCCCGTATTAATCAGTATGATCAAGCTTTACAAATAGAATACCAACAGAAAATGAATCAAATAACAAATGAAGTAGCTTTGAAGATTTCACAATATGCAAAAGATAATGGGTATGATCTAATTTTAAACGAAATTGGTGTAATATATTTCAATCCTAAATGGGATATAACAAATGATATTATAGAATATTTGAATAATGAAGAAAATAAAACTAACTAA
- the gcvH gene encoding glycine cleavage system protein GcvH, translating to MKKYTNAHEYVDVEGNVATIGISVKAAEELGDVTYVELPEVGKEVKKGDILCTIESVKSAEDIYAPVSGKVIEVNNELEDNPEIVNEDAENRGWIVKMELSDKSELDGLLDEDPPIEN from the coding sequence ATGAAAAAATACACAAATGCTCATGAGTACGTTGATGTAGAAGGTAACGTAGCTACTATCGGCATATCTGTAAAAGCTGCCGAAGAATTAGGTGATGTAACTTATGTTGAGTTACCAGAAGTAGGAAAAGAAGTTAAAAAAGGTGATATTTTGTGTACGATTGAATCTGTAAAATCTGCTGAAGACATTTATGCACCCGTAAGCGGGAAGGTTATTGAAGTTAATAATGAACTAGAAGATAACCCTGAAATAGTCAATGAAGATGCTGAAAACAGAGGATGGATCGTAAAAATGGAATTATCCGACAAAAGTGAACTTGATGGTTTGCTAGACGAAGATCCACCCATTGAGAACTAA
- a CDS encoding S9 family peptidase: protein MGKLALEDFTKYKFLSGTKFSPNGKNLAYVVHEMDVDENKYLSNIWLYDVDNKKSRKLTTFNKESSFVWMDDENILFSAIRDEKDKKRKEKGEPFTVYYKINIYGGEAEKFFEIPLFVSDIEPISENKFVLTASYDEKYKDFEKLSSEEKEKKLEDFKEERDYEVLDEIPYWSNGQGFTNKKRNRLYLFSLDDNQMKPITDELTNVEGFKLNKEKSKILFISNTFKDKMEIRSDLFLYDLNNNNLEKLTHEDPFNYFYADFFNGNIIFLGSDMKSYGINENPKFYLMNMQTKEVKNIETDFDYSTWSSVGSDCRYGSNNAFKVEGSYFYFETTEWGNSYINRIDESGKREKLTTKNGSVDGFDVFNGKVIFVGMRDVKLQELYLLDENKEEQLTELNEWVIKEKKMSKPERITFLGEGDVEIEGWIMKPTDFEENKKYPAILDIHGGPKTVYSGEVFFHEMQYWANEGYTVLFCNPRGSDGRGNEFADIRGKYGTIDYEDIMHFVDRVLEKYPFIDKNRIGVTGGSYGGYMTNWIIGHTDRFKAAASQRSIANWISKFGTTDIGYYFVEDQQASTPWNDYEKLWFHSPMKYADKVKTPTLFIHSEEDYRCWLAEGLQMFTSLKYNGVESKLVLFRGENHELSRSGKPKHRIRRLKEITQWFDKYLK, encoded by the coding sequence ATGGGAAAGCTAGCTTTGGAAGATTTTACAAAGTATAAGTTTTTGTCAGGGACAAAATTTTCCCCTAATGGAAAGAATTTAGCTTATGTAGTTCACGAAATGGACGTAGATGAAAACAAGTATTTATCAAATATTTGGTTGTATGACGTTGATAATAAAAAGTCCAGAAAACTAACTACTTTTAATAAAGAGAGTTCTTTTGTGTGGATGGACGATGAAAATATATTATTCTCAGCTATTAGAGATGAAAAAGACAAAAAGAGAAAAGAAAAAGGAGAGCCCTTTACTGTATATTATAAGATTAACATTTATGGAGGAGAGGCAGAAAAATTTTTTGAGATTCCTCTTTTTGTTTCTGATATAGAACCAATTTCAGAAAATAAGTTTGTATTAACTGCATCTTACGATGAAAAATATAAGGATTTTGAAAAATTATCCAGTGAAGAGAAAGAAAAAAAGTTAGAAGATTTTAAAGAAGAAAGAGATTACGAAGTATTAGATGAAATTCCATATTGGTCTAATGGTCAGGGTTTTACCAATAAGAAAAGAAATAGATTGTATTTGTTTTCTTTAGATGATAATCAGATGAAACCAATAACAGATGAATTAACCAATGTAGAAGGTTTTAAACTGAACAAAGAAAAATCTAAAATCCTTTTCATATCTAATACATTTAAAGATAAAATGGAAATAAGATCCGATTTGTTTTTATATGATTTAAACAATAATAATTTAGAAAAATTAACTCACGAAGATCCTTTCAATTATTTTTATGCAGACTTTTTCAATGGTAATATTATCTTTTTAGGAAGTGATATGAAAAGTTATGGCATAAATGAAAATCCGAAATTTTATTTAATGAATATGCAAACTAAAGAAGTTAAAAATATCGAAACGGATTTTGATTACAGTACGTGGAGTTCCGTAGGTTCTGATTGTAGATACGGTTCTAATAATGCTTTCAAAGTTGAAGGAAGTTATTTTTATTTTGAAACAACAGAGTGGGGAAATTCTTATATAAACAGAATAGATGAAAGTGGCAAAAGAGAAAAATTAACTACAAAAAATGGTTCTGTAGACGGTTTTGATGTATTTAATGGCAAAGTTATCTTTGTAGGAATGAGAGATGTGAAACTACAAGAGCTGTATTTGCTTGATGAAAATAAGGAAGAACAGTTGACAGAATTGAATGAGTGGGTTATTAAGGAAAAAAAGATGTCAAAACCTGAAAGAATAACTTTTTTAGGCGAAGGCGATGTTGAAATCGAAGGGTGGATTATGAAACCTACTGATTTTGAAGAGAATAAAAAGTATCCAGCTATACTAGATATACACGGAGGACCTAAGACGGTATATAGTGGAGAAGTTTTTTTTCATGAAATGCAATATTGGGCTAACGAAGGATACACAGTTCTTTTTTGTAATCCTAGAGGCAGTGATGGAAGAGGAAATGAATTCGCCGATATAAGAGGGAAATATGGAACGATAGATTATGAAGATATAATGCATTTTGTTGATAGAGTTTTAGAAAAATATCCTTTTATAGATAAAAATAGAATAGGTGTAACTGGTGGTTCATATGGTGGATATATGACGAATTGGATAATAGGACATACGGATAGATTTAAAGCGGCAGCTTCTCAAAGGAGCATAGCTAATTGGATATCAAAATTTGGGACTACTGATATAGGATATTATTTTGTTGAGGATCAACAAGCATCGACTCCGTGGAATGATTATGAAAAATTATGGTTTCATTCACCAATGAAATATGCGGATAAAGTAAAAACTCCAACCCTATTTATTCACTCTGAAGAAGATTATCGTTGTTGGCTTGCTGAAGGCTTACAGATGTTCACATCACTTAAGTACAATGGAGTTGAATCTAAACTGGTACTGTTTCGAGGAGAAAACCATGAGTTAAGTAGAAGTGGAAAACCAAAACATAGGATAAGAAGGCTGAAAGAAATAACACAATGGTTTGATAAATATTTGAAATAA
- a CDS encoding transposase gives MSRKGKYSKEIKIKACEDYIAGKGSFESIAKSIGCDESNLRSWYYRYIKHGEKVFDSKKRNKSYRKEFKISVVKKYIDGKHSAMDLSVKYDIHLSTTVLLLISSKRCSN, from the coding sequence ATGTCAAGAAAAGGGAAATATAGTAAAGAAATAAAGATAAAAGCATGTGAAGATTATATAGCGGGAAAAGGAAGTTTTGAAAGCATAGCAAAATCAATAGGGTGTGACGAATCAAATTTACGAAGCTGGTATTACAGATATATAAAACATGGCGAAAAAGTATTTGACTCAAAAAAAAGAAATAAATCATACAGAAAGGAATTCAAGATATCTGTAGTTAAAAAATACATAGATGGAAAACATTCAGCCATGGATTTATCAGTAAAATACGATATTCATCTTTCAACAACAGTCTTGCTGTTGATCTCATCAAAGAGATGCAGTAATTGA
- a CDS encoding endonuclease III domain-containing protein: MNRVYEIYQKLYKFYGSQHWWPAENWFEVVVGAILTQNTSWKNVEKSIENLKDKDLLEPFKLYRISEEKLAELIKSSGFYNLKSKRLKNFLKWLKGYDFDVNKIKQKDLLNLREELLSIKGIGKETADSILLYAFEKPVFVVDAYTKRMFTRLGFRLSKDYDEIKDFFEKNLPKDAQLFNEFHALIVNHSKEYCKKVPNCKKCFLKEKCEWGVTQ; this comes from the coding sequence TTGAATAGAGTGTATGAAATTTACCAAAAATTGTATAAATTTTATGGTTCACAACATTGGTGGCCCGCAGAGAATTGGTTTGAAGTAGTTGTTGGGGCAATTCTTACTCAAAATACTTCATGGAAAAACGTAGAAAAGTCAATTGAAAATTTAAAAGATAAAGATCTTTTAGAACCTTTTAAATTGTATAGAATTAGCGAAGAAAAGCTGGCTGAATTGATTAAATCATCAGGTTTTTATAATTTGAAAAGTAAAAGACTGAAAAACTTTTTGAAATGGCTTAAGGGTTATGATTTTGATGTAAATAAAATAAAGCAAAAAGATCTTTTGAATTTGAGAGAAGAATTGCTTAGTATAAAAGGGATAGGTAAAGAAACTGCAGACTCTATACTTTTATATGCATTTGAAAAACCCGTTTTTGTTGTAGATGCATACACAAAAAGGATGTTTACAAGATTAGGATTTCGATTGTCAAAAGATTATGATGAGATAAAAGACTTTTTTGAGAAGAATTTGCCAAAAGATGCTCAACTTTTTAACGAATTCCATGCGTTAATAGTTAACCACTCTAAAGAATATTGTAAAAAGGTTCCGAACTGTAAAAAATGTTTTTTAAAAGAAAAATGTGAATGGGGAGTGACGCAATAA
- the tsaE gene encoding tRNA (adenosine(37)-N6)-threonylcarbamoyltransferase complex ATPase subunit type 1 TsaE, producing MGSDAIIISLKKYGLDDIKRLGIAVSKCLFPGAKVLLLGDLGTGKTTLTSYIINGLSDKPINVTSPTFSLIKVYDTNPRVYHIDLYRLTDPQEIEYLEIFTDSDGVYIIEWANFLDYLTPEERLEIHISYNENIRYRDLYIKSFGEKYEELKSKIEKELYSSVDSAHTKRNFRKGL from the coding sequence ATGGGGAGTGACGCAATAATAATAAGTTTAAAAAAATATGGTCTTGATGATATTAAAAGATTAGGTATCGCTGTATCAAAATGTCTATTTCCAGGAGCAAAAGTTTTACTTTTAGGAGATCTTGGAACTGGAAAAACTACTTTAACTTCATATATTATAAACGGGCTGTCTGACAAACCAATAAATGTAACAAGTCCAACTTTTTCTTTGATAAAAGTTTATGATACTAATCCAAGAGTGTACCATATAGATTTATACAGATTGACTGATCCTCAAGAAATAGAATATTTGGAAATTTTTACCGATTCTGATGGAGTTTATATAATTGAATGGGCAAACTTTTTAGATTATCTTACACCTGAAGAAAGGTTAGAGATCCATATTTCATACAACGAAAATATCAGATACCGAGATTTATATATCAAATCGTTTGGAGAAAAGTATGAAGAATTGAAATCAAAGATAGAAAAGGAGTTATATTCTAGTGTCGATTCAGCGCATACTAAACGTAATTTCAGAAAAGGATTATAA
- a CDS encoding Mini-ribonuclease 3: MSDLEELWDLQLADLREIPIDNFSYIGDAVIALVYKLRLLNDGRIKTRTIYENSKKFLSAKSHSKFVDLIYSKFTSEEMNYYKRAVNSNGAKKRGNDADYRKSTGFEAVIGYLFLTHNYSRINELLEVIDSCMSTEKTY, encoded by the coding sequence ATGAGTGATTTAGAAGAGTTATGGGATCTTCAACTTGCTGATTTACGTGAGATCCCTATAGATAATTTTTCATATATAGGAGATGCTGTAATTGCTTTGGTATATAAATTAAGGCTGTTAAATGATGGTCGTATTAAAACCAGAACTATATATGAAAATTCTAAAAAATTTTTAAGTGCAAAATCGCACTCTAAATTTGTGGATTTAATCTATAGCAAATTTACTTCTGAGGAAATGAATTATTATAAGCGAGCTGTAAATTCTAACGGAGCAAAAAAAAGGGGAAACGATGCGGATTATAGAAAATCTACAGGCTTTGAAGCAGTTATAGGTTACCTTTTTTTAACTCATAATTACTCCAGAATAAATGAATTATTAGAGGTGATTGATAGTTGTATGTCTACGGAAAAAACATATTAA
- a CDS encoding amidohydrolase family protein, with protein sequence MFKLTKKGEFKYINTKYNKNIFVTPFITDTHLHLLGFGEKLVQPSLENKSLPEIKEIIINILKKNPDKIILRGWSEEFSIPDKKFLDDISEDIPIMLVRRCGHKAVVNSKVFEQINFKDFEDYIEFEKGFLKEKAIDRFYETFGAFTNIKDNYESAKTYLSKKGYNFVHSDDLHGVSKEELPFLNDTDFFVYEKVAVSSYDQLLNYYDHGYFKIFKSVKIYLDGSLGARTAYLIDKYNDSNTFGEKLWEDSELNEIVRFCESKGLHLAMHAIGDGAVQQILKVFEEVKPKLLHRIIHAQILKEKQIEKIKKYNLIIDVQPQFIESDKIFIKSRLGNNLNNAFKFYELYKNNIPLFISSDAPVEEPDWLRDMKKLKELGIPYKYSLFRLTYSPEIVDNINREESIEKKALIFNQNPFDEISLPEMYSEDSLI encoded by the coding sequence TTGTTTAAACTTACAAAAAAAGGCGAATTTAAATATATAAATACCAAATACAATAAAAATATTTTTGTTACACCTTTCATTACAGACACTCATCTCCATTTGTTAGGATTTGGAGAAAAGTTGGTGCAACCTTCTTTAGAAAATAAAAGTTTACCAGAAATAAAAGAAATTATAATTAATATATTGAAAAAGAATCCAGATAAAATAATCTTACGAGGTTGGTCAGAAGAATTTTCAATTCCTGATAAAAAGTTTTTAGACGATATAAGCGAAGATATTCCGATTATGTTGGTTAGAAGATGCGGTCATAAGGCAGTAGTTAATTCTAAAGTGTTTGAGCAGATTAATTTTAAAGATTTTGAAGATTATATAGAGTTTGAAAAGGGTTTTTTAAAAGAAAAAGCAATAGACAGATTCTATGAAACTTTCGGTGCTTTTACTAATATAAAAGATAATTATGAATCTGCAAAAACTTATTTAAGTAAAAAAGGTTATAACTTCGTTCATTCAGATGATCTACATGGAGTTTCAAAAGAAGAACTCCCATTTTTAAATGATACTGATTTCTTTGTTTATGAAAAAGTTGCGGTAAGTAGTTATGATCAACTTTTAAATTATTATGATCATGGATATTTTAAAATCTTCAAAAGTGTTAAAATATATTTAGATGGTTCTTTGGGTGCAAGAACAGCTTACCTAATTGATAAGTATAACGACTCAAATACTTTCGGGGAAAAATTGTGGGAAGATAGCGAACTGAATGAAATTGTTAGATTTTGTGAGAGTAAAGGTCTTCATTTGGCAATGCATGCTATAGGAGACGGAGCTGTTCAACAAATTCTGAAAGTCTTTGAAGAAGTTAAGCCTAAATTACTACATAGAATAATACACGCACAAATATTAAAAGAAAAACAGATTGAAAAAATTAAAAAATACAATCTTATTATTGATGTTCAACCTCAGTTTATAGAATCAGATAAGATTTTTATTAAAAGTAGGTTGGGTAACAATCTCAATAACGCATTTAAGTTCTATGAATTGTATAAAAACAATATTCCTCTTTTTATATCTTCTGATGCACCTGTGGAAGAACCAGATTGGTTAAGAGATATGAAGAAATTGAAAGAATTGGGTATTCCTTACAAATACTCTTTATTTCGTCTAACTTATAGCCCAGAAATAGTTGATAATATTAATAGAGAAGAAAGTATAGAAAAAAAGGCATTAATTTTTAATCAAAATCCTTTTGATGAAATATCATTGCCAGAAATGTATAGTGAAGATTCACTAATATGA
- a CDS encoding tRNA-dihydrouridine synthase — MKYKIGLAPMADYTDYPFRNLAREFGAQFTFTEMISVDSILRENEKVEKMLPQKNERNIGIQLFGNEPKKFVEAAKRVEHLASWIDINAACPANKVIKKGSGAALLKTPELLGKIIRNLKANINLPVGVKVRIGFDIINIEEVSKIIEENGADYIIVHGRTKTQLYSGKADRSFIKKLKENINVPLGASGDVFCREDIEDYINNYGADFVLVARGAIGNPWIFMNNNYIPSKKERIEVCLKHLALMIDFYKSENFAVKKFRKVLIKYFSGFEGAKEIRKRMHTLNTFKDVSNLIENVLK; from the coding sequence ATGAAATATAAGATTGGATTAGCACCAATGGCAGATTATACCGATTATCCTTTTAGAAATTTAGCAAGGGAATTTGGAGCACAGTTTACCTTTACAGAGATGATTTCTGTAGATTCAATTTTAAGGGAAAATGAAAAAGTTGAGAAAATGCTTCCTCAAAAAAATGAAAGAAATATAGGTATTCAACTTTTTGGTAATGAACCTAAAAAATTTGTTGAAGCGGCAAAAAGGGTTGAGCATTTAGCTAGTTGGATAGACATTAATGCTGCATGCCCTGCCAACAAAGTTATTAAGAAAGGATCAGGAGCAGCTTTATTAAAAACACCTGAATTATTAGGCAAGATAATTAGAAATTTAAAAGCTAATATAAATTTACCTGTAGGAGTAAAAGTCAGAATAGGGTTCGATATAATTAATATCGAAGAAGTATCAAAAATTATTGAAGAAAATGGAGCAGATTACATTATAGTTCATGGAAGAACAAAAACTCAATTATACTCAGGAAAAGCTGATAGAAGTTTCATTAAGAAATTAAAAGAAAATATCAATGTTCCATTAGGAGCATCTGGTGATGTTTTTTGTAGAGAAGATATCGAAGATTATATAAATAATTATGGAGCAGACTTTGTCTTAGTCGCAAGGGGAGCAATAGGAAACCCTTGGATATTTATGAATAATAATTATATTCCTTCTAAAAAAGAACGTATAGAAGTATGTTTGAAACATTTAGCCTTAATGATTGATTTTTATAAGTCGGAAAATTTCGCAGTAAAAAAATTCAGAAAAGTACTAATTAAATACTTTTCTGGTTTTGAAGGTGCAAAAGAAATAAGAAAAAGAATGCACACTCTTAATACTTTTAAAGACGTTTCTAATCTGATCGAAAATGTTTTAAAATAG
- a CDS encoding ECF transporter S component, giving the protein MHSKTKRLVTISLLSGISFVLGFTPLGFIPIPPANATTMHIPVIIGAILEGPVAGMVIGLIFGVSSIIQALLRPNILSFAFINPLVSVLPRILIGLVSYYSYWLVLKFFSSEKEKVSKWKESVSVGVSAALGTLINTAGVLGMMYLIFSERIATAMGVGTNAVGGVLLAIALTNGIPEIIIAVLICVGVIRAVKKAGY; this is encoded by the coding sequence ATGCATTCAAAAACAAAAAGGTTAGTAACGATTTCTTTGTTGTCAGGGATCTCATTTGTGTTAGGATTCACACCATTAGGGTTTATTCCGATTCCACCGGCAAACGCTACAACTATGCATATTCCAGTAATTATTGGAGCTATTTTGGAAGGTCCAGTTGCTGGTATGGTTATTGGTTTGATATTTGGAGTTTCTAGTATAATTCAAGCACTTTTAAGGCCAAATATTTTATCTTTTGCTTTTATAAATCCTTTGGTATCAGTATTACCCAGAATATTGATTGGGTTGGTTTCATATTATTCGTACTGGTTAGTTCTTAAATTCTTTTCGAGTGAAAAAGAAAAAGTTTCTAAATGGAAAGAAAGCGTTTCTGTGGGAGTAAGTGCTGCTTTAGGTACTTTAATCAATACAGCAGGGGTATTAGGGATGATGTATCTTATATTTTCTGAAAGAATAGCAACCGCGATGGGTGTAGGAACTAATGCCGTTGGTGGTGTATTATTAGCTATCGCATTAACTAATGGCATTCCCGAAATTATAATAGCGGTTTTAATCTGTGTTGGAGTAATAAGAGCAGTTAAAAAAGCCGGATATTAA
- a CDS encoding flagellar protein FlaG, which produces MGISNIGGNTDFNINQIKSPNGEKDMVNINLNTQKQNNESMTNQKITNEELDKISEIIKEKLDKLSQIFKGEARFELERDLDILIVKIVDKETEKVIRQIPPEVSLKLAKALNDIEGILLDEIA; this is translated from the coding sequence ATGGGGATATCAAATATTGGCGGGAATACTGATTTTAATATTAATCAGATAAAATCTCCCAATGGAGAGAAAGATATGGTTAATATTAATCTAAATACTCAGAAACAAAATAACGAATCTATGACGAATCAAAAGATTACTAATGAAGAATTAGACAAAATTTCTGAAATCATAAAAGAAAAACTAGATAAACTTTCTCAAATTTTCAAAGGGGAAGCGAGGTTTGAATTAGAAAGAGATTTAGACATATTAATAGTCAAGATAGTTGATAAAGAAACTGAAAAAGTAATTAGACAAATTCCCCCTGAGGTGTCTCTAAAATTAGCGAAGGCCTTAAACGATATTGAAGGAATATTATTAGATGAAATAGCTTAA
- the queA gene encoding tRNA preQ1(34) S-adenosylmethionine ribosyltransferase-isomerase QueA produces the protein MSEELFDLERYDYNLPDELIAQEPAEPRDSCKLMVINRRTKSIEHKIFKDIGDYLEPGDLLVLNNTKVIPARLYGRKETGAHVEVLLLEKDGSEKRWKALVKPGGKIKTGNKLYFKNNLSCSVVEHLDDGSRILEFQEPQFYSKLEQIGEIPLPPYIKKELDDPNKYQTEYAKFDGAVAAPTAGLHFTKELMDELKVRGIKFAEITLHVGLDTFRPVKEQDIRNHQIHEEYFNVSKDVLHEIARTKAQGKRVIAVGTTVVRTLESISRNPNKLVDKTSLYIYPPFEFKIVDALITNFHLPKSSLLFLVSAFSDYKFIMDAYEIAKEKEYRFFSFGDAMFII, from the coding sequence ATGAGTGAAGAATTATTTGATTTAGAAAGATATGATTACAATTTGCCAGATGAACTTATTGCTCAAGAACCAGCCGAACCTAGAGATAGTTGTAAACTGATGGTTATTAATAGAAGAACAAAAAGCATTGAACATAAAATATTTAAAGATATTGGGGATTATCTTGAGCCGGGGGATCTTTTGGTGTTAAATAATACTAAGGTTATTCCAGCTAGGTTATACGGTAGGAAAGAAACAGGGGCTCACGTAGAAGTTCTTCTTTTGGAGAAAGACGGTAGCGAAAAAAGATGGAAAGCTCTTGTAAAACCAGGAGGTAAGATAAAAACAGGGAATAAACTTTATTTTAAAAACAACTTATCTTGCTCGGTTGTAGAACATCTTGACGATGGATCTAGGATTTTAGAATTTCAAGAGCCACAATTTTATTCAAAGTTGGAACAAATAGGGGAAATTCCGCTTCCACCGTATATCAAAAAAGAACTCGATGATCCAAACAAGTATCAAACAGAATACGCAAAATTTGATGGCGCTGTAGCAGCGCCAACTGCAGGGTTGCATTTCACAAAAGAATTGATGGATGAATTAAAAGTTAGAGGCATTAAATTTGCAGAAATCACACTTCATGTAGGATTAGATACGTTTAGACCTGTTAAAGAACAGGATATAAGAAATCATCAAATTCATGAAGAGTACTTTAATGTTTCTAAGGATGTGCTTCACGAAATTGCAAGAACAAAAGCTCAAGGAAAAAGAGTTATTGCTGTTGGAACAACGGTCGTTAGAACTCTTGAATCAATTTCAAGAAACCCTAATAAATTAGTTGACAAAACAAGTCTGTATATTTATCCCCCGTTTGAATTTAAGATTGTAGACGCTCTTATAACCAATTTTCATCTACCTAAATCATCACTCCTTTTTTTAGTTTCAGCATTTTCTGATTATAAATTTATAATGGACGCGTATGAAATTGCAAAAGAAAAAGAATATCGTTTCTTCTCCTTTGGCGATGCTATGTTTATAATATAA
- the rlmB gene encoding 23S rRNA (guanosine(2251)-2'-O)-methyltransferase RlmB: protein MYVYGKNILKEIIDAKYPIKHIFFSNSKTEKGSLKSFVDNVDKLNYTYSFASNDVLEKMASTNKHQGVVIDIGKDFLYETLDVIEDKENLFLVILDQIQDPHNFGAIIRSSVAAGVDAIIIPKDNSVDVTPVVIKVSSGLIFKIPIIKVTNISNTIEELKMKNIWVYGADTNGKSYYDIDWLGNVCIVFGNEGNGIRKNVKNHCDKLISIPMSNNVESLNVSVSAGIILFEARKQRNL from the coding sequence TTGTATGTCTACGGAAAAAACATATTAAAAGAAATAATAGATGCTAAATATCCCATTAAACATATTTTTTTTAGTAACTCTAAAACCGAAAAGGGTTCTTTAAAAAGTTTTGTGGATAATGTTGATAAATTAAATTATACTTATAGTTTTGCATCAAACGATGTGTTGGAAAAAATGGCTTCAACTAATAAACATCAAGGAGTAGTTATAGATATTGGGAAGGATTTCCTGTATGAAACGTTAGATGTAATAGAGGACAAAGAAAATTTATTTTTAGTTATCTTGGATCAAATACAAGATCCTCACAATTTCGGAGCTATAATAAGATCTTCAGTCGCAGCCGGAGTGGATGCAATTATTATTCCAAAAGATAATTCTGTAGATGTAACACCAGTTGTAATAAAAGTTTCATCCGGATTGATATTTAAAATCCCAATAATAAAAGTAACTAATATATCTAATACCATTGAAGAATTAAAAATGAAAAACATTTGGGTTTATGGAGCTGATACCAATGGAAAAAGTTATTATGATATAGACTGGTTAGGAAATGTTTGTATTGTTTTTGGGAATGAAGGTAACGGCATCAGAAAAAATGTAAAGAATCATTGCGACAAACTTATTAGTATTCCGATGTCCAATAATGTGGAATCTTTGAATGTTTCTGTAAGCGCGGGTATTATTTTGTTTGAGGCAAGAAAACAAAGAAATCTTTAA